A single genomic interval of Salvelinus namaycush isolate Seneca chromosome 41, SaNama_1.0, whole genome shotgun sequence harbors:
- the LOC120034273 gene encoding 4-galactosyl-N-acetylglucosaminide 3-alpha-L-fucosyltransferase 9-like produces MGIQLLGCLLTCLLYRPAITWLPVLAKHFQAEHKQGVTVLDWHWPFDHPFKFNSCRSSYNIEGCHLTADRELYSQADAVLIHHREIEEDLSNLPQEPRPSFQKWVWRNFESPAHTNRIPGLEDLFNVTLNYRQDADINMPYGSLVPRTKEREEFVPHKNRLVCWIVSNWNPEHKRTWYYMELRKFIRIHTYGDPFNKKVSLSEYRMIVASCKFYLSFENSVHKDYITEKLHNALKLGAVPVVMGPTRGNYEKFIPGDSFIHVDDFRSPRALAKHLLFLDENEEMYRKYFKWQRIHTVRINSFPIQNACNSCEYIRGHPENRMVTELYKWFWEE; encoded by the coding sequence ATGGGCATTCAACTACTGGGCTGCTTGCTGACCTGTCTACTGTACCGACCTGCTATCACCTGGCTCCCTGTCCTGGCCAAGCACTTCCAGGCAGAGCACAAACAGGGCGTTACCGTGCTGGACTGGCACTGGCCCTTTGACCATCCCTTCAAATTTAACTCCTGCAGGTCCTCGTACAACATCGAAGGCTGTCACCTGACGGcggacagagagctgtacagtcAAGCGGATGCCGTTCTCATCCACCACAGAGAGATCGAAGAGGATTTATCCAACCTGCCCCAAGAACCACGGCCCTCCTTCCAGAAATGGGTGTGGAGGAATTTCGAATCCCCGGCACACACGAATAGAATACCTGGCTTGGAAGATCTGTTTAATGTGACTTTGAACTACAGGCAGGATGCAGACATCAACATGCCTTATGGATCTCTCGTCCCTCGGACTAAAGAGAGGGAGGAGTTTGTCCCGCATAAAAACCGACTGGTCTGTTGGATCGTTAGCAACTGGAACCCAGAACACAAGAGGACTTGGTACTACATGGAGCTGCGTAAATTCATCAGGATTCACACCTACGGGGACCCTTTCAACAAAAAGGTATCTCTTAGTGAATACAGAATGATCGTGGCCAGCTGTAAATTCTACCTGTCTTTTGAGAACTCCGTCCATAAGGACTACATCACAGAAAAACTTCATAACGCTCTCAAGTTGGGCGCTGTTCCTGTGGTCATGGGCCCGACAAGAGGGAACTATGAGAAGTTCAtccctggagattccttcatcCATGTGGATGACTTCCGCTCGCCCAGAGCCCTGGCCAAACACCTCCTCTTCTTGGACGAGAATGAGGAGATGTACCGTAAATACTTCAAGTGGCAGAGGATCCACACAGTCCGCATCAACAGCTTCCCCATTCAGAATGCCTGCAACAGCTGTGAGTACATCAGAGGCCACCCTGAGAATCGGATGGTTACTGAGCTCTATAAATGGTTCTGGGAGGAGTGA